A part of Rhodamnia argentea isolate NSW1041297 chromosome 8, ASM2092103v1, whole genome shotgun sequence genomic DNA contains:
- the LOC115738151 gene encoding UDP-glucosyltransferase 29-like — protein MATTRRTIRVLMLPWLAHGHIGPFLELAKMLSKRNVLVFLCSSPVNLSSIEISHEYCSTIELVELHVPSLPGLPPQYHTTKGLPPHLMPKLKEAFDMAGPNLFDIIADCRPDLLIFDFLLPWVPKVARSHGIPTVSFLSMAAGASSYVLQSIKRPGKEYPFKAIHLQDHWRAKLKNQVEQASENGMSDTERAVRSIDHSLGLIFLKTSRELEGKYIDYLSDLLGKKVVPVGPLVQDLVRKDGNPIIEWLKQKERSSTIFVSFGTEYFLTEREREETAYGLELSNVNFIWVVKFPKEEHIKLEEALPKGFLGRVRDRGLVIQGWAPQAMILAHPSIGGFVSHCGWSSVMESMKFGVPIIAMPMHLDQPLNARVVEDLGVGLEVSRNESGELEREEIAKVIKGVVVEEGGECVRNKVKEVSVGIRNKGDEEIDEVEDEIVRLCGIAMDSG, from the coding sequence ATGGCTACGACAAGAAGAACCATTAGGGTTCTCATGCTTCCATGGCTTGCTCATGGTCACATAGGTCCGTTCCTAGAGCTAGCCAAAATGCTCTCGAAAAGGAACGTCCTCGTCTTCCTTTGTTCAAGTCCTGTCAACCTTAGTTCCATCGAAATCAGTCATGAATATTGCTCCACCATTGAGCTGGTGGAGCTCCATGTCCCATCTTTGCCTGGTCTCCCTCCTCAATACCACACAACTAAGGGCTTACCGCCACACCTCATGCCGAAACTGAAGGAAGCCTTCGACATGGCAGGCCCCAACCTCTTTGATATCATCGCTGATTGCCGACCCGATTTGCTTATCTTCGATTTTCTCCTCCCGTGGGTGCCCAAAGTCGCGAGGTCGCATGGCATCCCGACGGTCAGCTTCTTGAGCATGGCAGCGGGGGCGAGTTCATATGTACTGCAATCCATCAAGAGGCCGGGCAAAGAATATCCTTTCAAGGCAATTCATCTTCAGGACCATTGGAGGGCAAAGTTAAAGAACCAAGTAGAACAAGCATCGGAGAATGGCATGAGCGACACGGAAAGGGCCGTGCGATCCATTGACCATTCGTTGGGCCTAATCTTTCTGAAGACCTCCAGGGAATTGGAGGGCAAATACATTGActacttaagtgatcttttagGGAAGAAAGTCGTGCCCGTTGGCCCACTAGTTCAAGACCTGGTCCGAAAGGATGGGAATCCCATAATTGAGTGGcttaaacaaaaggaaagatcaTCGACCATATTCGTGTCCTTCGGCACGGAGTACTTCCTCacggagagagaaagagaagagacaGCCTATGGGTTGGAACTTAGTAATGTCAACTTCATTTGGGTGGTTAAGTTTCCTAAGGAAGAGCACATCAAACTTGAAGAGGCACTTCCTAAGGGATTTCTTGGAAGGGTGAGAGATAGAGGACTAGTGATACAGGGGTGGGCACCGCAAGCTATGATTCTAGCACATCCAAGCATTGGTGGATTTGTCAGTCACTGTGGGTGGAGTTCGGTCATGGAGAGCATGAAGTTTGGAGTCCCGATCATCGCAATGCCGATGCATCTCGATCAGCCTCTCAACGCAAGGGTCGTTGAGGACCTTGGTGTCGGATTGGAGGTTTCGAGGAATGAGAGtggagagctagagagagaggagattgcGAAGGTGATCAAGGGTGTTGTGGTGGAGGAAGGTGGGGAGTGTGTGAGGAATAAGGTTAAAGAAGTGAGTGTAGGCATTAGGAACAAAGGAGATGAAGAGATCGATGAAGTGGAGGATGAGATTGTGAGGCTTTGTGGAATAGCGATGGATAGCGGGTGA